The nucleotide sequence TTTCttgtgtggatatgtttgtggGTAATGGAAATGGTTTtctgagagaatgttttaccacagatatcgcaatggtaAGGTTTGTCACCAGTGTGAAGACGTTTGTGATTAATTAAATTATGGTTGTGGGAAAATGTTTTAGCACAGATattacagcgatatggtttctcccctgtgtggGTACGTTTGTGGCAAGACAAACTACCATTTTGGGAAAATGCTTTGCCACAAGtctcacagtggtatggtttctcacctgtatggataCGTATGTGGGATGATAAATTACCACTcagagagaatgttttaccacaaatattacagtgatatggtttctctcccgtgtggATATATTTGTGGAGAGATAAATTGCTATTTTGAGAGAattttttaccacagatatcacagcggtATGGTCTTTCTCCAgtgtgaacacgtttgtgagCAGTTGAACTACTttcagagaatgttttaccacagataccaCAGTGATATACTTTCTTTCCTGTATGAATAAGCTTGTGCTGAAATAAGGAACGGCTCATAGTGAATTGTTTGCCACAGTTTTCACAGTTGTAGAGTTTAGAATCTGAGTGAATAAATTTATGTTAAATTAAATTCTTCCTTGTTGTGAATAACTTCCCACATATATCGCAATGGTGTGATtcctcttctgtttttttcttgtgtctagatagatgaaatattattttctagctCTGCCTTATCATCCATAAGTGTCtcctttaaatccatatatatgatggtctttgttaaaatctgaaaatattttggcttttAAGAAAAGCTTAGGATAGAATTTTGTAATTAATGATGAGTCTAGCAGATCTTTTTAAGAAAATAACTTCAAGACAGGTAAAACATCATAATAAATAATCTCTGAATCTACACTTGCAGTTAATATGAGAATTATTGTAAATAATCTCAATTCTGAGGAAATATCTCCCATTCATTCATCCAAGTGTTGTAGAGAAAGACTGACATCAGTTTGATGAAGTTATTTTTGGTCttcaaaagttgataaatatgttgAACATCTTCAGCGATATAGTTTTATCTCAATGTCGTCAGATaacctgaaataaaaaaaaaacaagggacaATCAAGATTTAAGATGAAGATTATTGAAGAGAAGATATTTGGATCACAGATGTTGAAAGTTAGAATATGTTTACAGAGAGGAGACACTTTGATATATAGATGTGGCAGAAGTAGATAAAGAGGGCTATGGGTATGGGTCTTGGAATGAAAACTTTCATCAATGACCACTAGTCAATATGTCTTAGTctatggaatcatcatcatcatcatcatcatcgtttaatgtccgctttccgtgctagcatgggttggacggatcgaccggggtctgggaagccaggaggctgcaccaggctccagtctgatctggcagtgtttctacagctggatgcccttcctaacgccaaccactccgtgagtgtagtgggtgctttttacatgccacccgcacaggtaccaggggaggctggcagcggccatgatcggttggtgctttttacgtgaatgTCTTAAAATTATCCTGTTTCTCACCtgattcaacaaaaacaaaaaatacacaacTGCACCACGGTAGATATTCATTGCCATCAGTACATTTCTTCAACCAAGTAAGAATCATTCCACCTTATCATCATcggtttagcgtccgctttccatgctggcatgggttggacggtgcaactggggtctgggaagccaggacgctgcaccaggcccagtctgagctggcaatgtttctacggctagatgcccttcctaatgccaaccactccgagagtgtagtgggtgctttttacgtgcctcaaATTTTTCTTTGTATGCTCAAAATACTAATATGAAGGAGAATGCCTGTGAGCTGTCAAATTACACAGAAAACTCGATTTTACACCATATTAATTGAATAGTTTGGTTAAACACAATGATGCTTTGGCAGCACAAAAGATGACAGCATATAAGACTGATAATGTCAAGAGCATAGCTATACACAAAGTAAAACTAAGGCCCAATATTGTTCCACAACTACTGGGGGAGACCAGTTTCAAAAACTCCATCCATTCGACCAAAATTGAACTTTTGCTAAGTATGAAGTTTCTATTTCAGTTATTGATCTAGAATAATCTCTATTAAAATAACCGTATGTCAGGGTCCATCTAGACCACTCATCACtgccatttttatttctttttctggcTCCACTccctctatatcatcatcatcattatcatcatcatcgtttagcgtccgctttccatgctagcatgggttggacggttgaactggggtctgggaagccaggaggctgcaccaggctccagtctgatctggcagtgtttctacagctggatgcccttcctaacgccaaccactccgtgagtgtagtggatgctttttatgtgccacccgcacaggtgccagacggagctggcaaacggccacggacggatggtgcataaaataataatgaaattattgtatatggtgctcaggtgcaccacaacttgtcagaaagtgcatataaagtatatgcagtaatgtagaaatgtctggaaagcgaacaatgtatgagttagatacaattcttgcgtgtgtatggagaggagaaaatcaggtgtagtgttggcgaatctcaggaagcatggaagttttgaaggatgcagtgctccgacaactaacaactgatgccggcagtttgttccatgcttcagcaactctcagcgtgaaaaaatgtttcctgaagtcatgggagctgtgctgttttcttactttgtaaatatgtccacgggtgttagatgggtggagtttgaaaaggtgctcagagttattgtttgtaagatggttaataattttatgggtgtctgccaagtcagctgccaaacGTTGGAGTTTCGATGTattcatgcccagggaagtaaggcatttagaatatggcaaatgcctgatggagggtattctcttggttgcacgtcgctgaatggcttccagacgattaatatcctgggcaagataagggttccagaccagtgatgcaaattccgggtgaggtcgtaccatagctatatagggatatttttaatgaaattttctacatttatgtgttatattatgtagattccgaatatacaaatgTTTTGAggaaagtgttttaggagggAGTGGGGGAatttcgtcttaactttcaagaaaatggatatattttaatgaaatcctcTACAAATATACATCGGGCTATGTAGATTCCCAGGACATAGGAATTTGGTGGGAAAACAATTGGAGGTTATGTTTGAGAATCGTTCCCCCCTCAGGGGCGTTTCGGCAATAGTCGTCCATATTTTTCTCCGTTTGGTGCGTTTGtacatccgtagatttctacacacatacgtaattaAAAATGTTCAAACGGGGAATTATTTAATTCAGCATCATGTTTACTACagagattatgtaacaaattatacTTTACAAGGTGATCAAAATTTTGCCCTGGTGATCTTTCGATTTTATATCGAAATTTTCCCCTTTTTGCcctttacacttctatatttaactgtgcgtatatattccttatttttgcttctgcCTTTCTATTAGAAACGTTTACCTGGGAATTTACTTAAAGTGAAAAAAATTGTATGCAACAGATAAGTCGTCTTAATAGCATATTTCTGTATACCAGACcgttagctgttatttttagcataacgaGTATTTTGgtgccttcagtagaaatctacggatgcacaaacgcacgaaacggagaaaatgaaacaaatatggactaGTGCCGAAACACCCCTGAGTGGGGAACAATTCTCAAAAATAACCCCCAAttgtttttccccaaaaattcatATGCCgtcggaatctacatagtccgaggtatatttgtagagaatttcatttaaaactatccattttcttgaaagttaaggcgaattgaagtggactccggtgaattttccgaaattcccccACTCCCGCCAAAAATACTTTTCCCGAAACATTTTGTATATTCTGGATTCCCCGGGCAGAAGTCTTTcctattcggaatctacatgatataacacataattgtagaaaatttcattaaaaaatatccctttttctgaaagttatgatcatccaaagtcggtGGGGTGGGGCATAAATCTGTAGTAATGCCTGCTAATGTTTAtggttgtattttcttttgcgtTTTGCCAGGACAGGAATATTGTAGTTGTAAAACAGAAAgtagagatataaaatataatagcagagatgtacttgcatagcaagtgacgtGATCTGAgttcgtgtgctggaacgaaaacaattgcagcgtggaaggtgtttgtaagccatttaagaaacacgcaaaaaccgttagattcacttcaacatttaaatttaaattgtcaaaatgttttggtcgctttgagaccgcgacctgttgtTCACTGgcaaagcttcgtgctgcataatataattatagattGTGCATAAAAGAAACGTGTAAGATGTCTTTAAACGACGGCTACTTACATATGAATGAAGTTTAAAAGATGAAAGGAGAGATGTAGGAAGATTTGACGAGGACATCGTTGATAAATTTCAACTAATTCTTACAGAATGTCTCTGTTATCTTTCGATTAATAATCTATTTAAGTTAATGACGCAGGGTAAAGATTTCAATATACCGCCCTTgtttacacagagagagagaaatagatgttgGTTATATACCGGAAGTGAAACTCGTTGTATGAGGGGGGGTGATCTGTACTAACTCCCGATTTGTAGCGGggtcttttcgctttgaccgacagatttttaaaataatttctttgtaactaaatacttttaaacttcgtatactggtagaatgtgtcacataaaacatctttttctcttggttttcttgagaaaattctgtagtttgtaagctatttggtgtttaattttttgcatttcggcaatttcaaccaatcaatgacgtctattgaggtgaatacaatttctccggttctttgtcaacaacattttctgaTGGTGTCATATCAATTTCtagtaagtctagtacttattctatcggcctcttttgccgaaccgctatgttatggggacgtaaacacaccaccatcggttgtcaagcgatgttggggggacaaacacagacacacatacatatatatatacgacgggcttctttcagtttccgtctaccaaatgaactcacaaggctttgatcagcccgaggctatagtagaagacacttgcccaaggtgccacacagtgggactgaacccagaaccatgtggttcgtaagcaagctacttaccacacaaccattcctacacctttcattatcattatcgtcatttaatgtctgttgtccatgctggcatgggttggacagtctaaccaaggctggcaagctgaggggctgcaccaaactccagtctgatttggcatggttttctacagctggatgcccttcctaatgccaaccactctaagagtgtgatgggtgcttttatatgccaccagcatgggtgccaattgcATGGCACCAGTATTTGTCAcgactatggtttcacttggtttgatgggtcttctcaagcacaacattcTGCtgaaggtctcggtcatttgtcattgcttctgtgagggcCAACActcgaaatatattttaaatataagctaATGCAGTGAATAAAGCATTTGAAAATACaatcttttagcatttatttgcatacaaataaatgcgcaggagtggctgtgtggtaagtagcttgtttaccaaccacatggtttcgggttcagtcctactgcatggcaccttgggcaagtgtcttctactatggcctcgggccgaccagtggatttggtagacagaaactgaaagaagcccgtcgtatatatgtatatatatatgcgtgtgtgtgtttgtgtgtctgtgtttgtccccctagcattgcttgacaaccgatgctggtgtgtttatgtccccgttacttagcggttcagcaaaagaaaccgatagaataagtactgggcttataaaagaataagtcccggtgtcgagttgctcaattaaaggcggtgctccagcatggccgcagtcatgtgactgaaacaagtaaaagagtaaaagagtatacaaaaaatatatatatatacacacatatatatatatgaaatgatgcTCATGATTGCACGTTCAATACAGTTatagaaattaaaaagtaaaaagccAAAGCAGTCCTGAATGGCTGCCTGGTACTTCtagtattaaatgatgatgatgaatatcatcTTTACTTCTGCTCCTAACCAACAAACAGACACATTAAATCAAACCTGTTCCAGACTACTCACAACACCCTAACATACTATGCAACACTTAAACCCTATGATCCCTTCAAACTAATTAATTAGTCAGGGCTTGGCTCGTTTTATGGTAACCATATCTGGCAGCAAATGTGCTTCATACTTCACTGATCCTGGACATACAGAGGTGCTGCTGAGACCATCTTCCAAAGCAGATCCTTTAGACAATCCAAGCCCAACTGGTTCACATGTAGCAGTACTGTGACAGCACAAACATATTTCCAGTTTTTCTTTGCCCATCTCTTCACTTTTATGACACTGTTCCACCAACACATCACGGGTCTTGCTGGAACTTTGCACCAACCAGATTTGGTCCATTGCTCTCAGCAAGTTGTCCCTACGCCGCATCTTTCGTGTCCGAtagcatcactttgtctccaacaattcggtgcgacaccagtacagaatcacctccctctgacaagtcatcctaacgagacgtctgcgttggctgggtcatgccctccatcgtcaaccaggagaattcatctacaaagcaattgccccagctccccttcagggttagCAAAaatgatgtggtggacaacgaaaaacctggctgatgacagtcaaggctgatctgggacCCAACCTAGGTCCCCATGTCTACGGCATTCACCActggaatagggagtggttggagatcacacggTCATCAGCCTCAAATCACCAGGCCTGGTCAGTGTTTGTGAGAGATGAAGCCAGCTTAACCCACTccaggtgaatgctgtctcaaaaAGAAAACATGACCTACAATAACTGGAAAATTCACCCACATCTACCACTTAGATGCCTTTTACTTGCATTTCCTGTATTATAACCATCCGAAATGCAAACTATTCTATCTTATACCTATCTAAATAAATTCCTCCCCTTCTCAAATTTCAACTAGTTCTTCTGTCCCTTACCAATTTTATGATGTTCTTCTATCCACCATTTTTCAACTAAGATAGTCTCATTAGTGGTATTCTCACAGAGAAGACTTTACAGGAGTTTATGCAGGTCATATGGTCACTGTTGATTCTTAGTGAGATGATTCACTTAACAGTGAGCTGTTGGAACCTGGGTGGATTGCTTGCTGAGCTGTGTACGTGGAGATGTTGACATTAGGACAATGGCAACGACAGAGATGGTGGTTGCCAAATGCTGTTGGACAAAATTGGTGAGCCTCAACATAGCTGCTGTGGTAGCATGTTGTCTGGCGTTgtcactggaactggctgtgtctacGTGGTCAGTGGCTTGACCTTAAAAGGTCGGGAACTAAAGACATGTATGGAGGAAACATCTGGGTTTTTACAGGAAGTAGTAGGCTCGAAATAGGCTTTGAAAAAGGTTGTTCATGTGATGCTATCTAAGGTCTCTGATTGGCTGTCCATGGTCAGTTGGCACAACTGAGGAGGAGACAAAttgtgccaataccaaccaatcagagtagtggacacaacaggatataaatagcagccaagggCCAGTTGGTCCCTGCtacgtttgaatgtatatatagagtgTATGTTACAGAGGGATCCATTATCCTAGCTGACAGAAGTGTGAtagataaaacaattaaggatatgaGAGTAGGGAAAAACCTTTGGTCTATCAAGAATTACCACTGAGATGTTCAGAATAACTTGCATAGCAGGATACAACCTAGTTACCTGTGTAGTTAATCAAGGTGTACAGGAAAGTGCCATACCACTTCTGGTTCATAGAAACACTCACTGTTTTCTTTTTGAATGTTATAACTGCTATAGCAATGACCTCTTAACTGTCTGGTTGGATATCTCAATCTTTCACCAGTCCTGCTTTCTCAGAATGACCCTTCTGGAATTACCTTTCTGGCAATATTTTTCCTGCATATATTGATTTGCAGATCTATGAACCTCACCAGTCTTACAGGGACTACACCAACTATGTTCTTTCCCTGCTTTTTTCTTTTGACtaaataatagtttttttttttttaaagtaaatacagaagcaggtgtggctgtgtatgcaggtatggctttgtgtatgcaggtatggctttgcaaccatgtggttctgggttctatccaactgcatagcaccttaggcgagtgccttctactatagcaccaggcTGACCAGTGcattgtgagtgatttggtagaaggaaactgaaaggagcccattgaatgtatatacatgtatgtatgcacacgtgtgtgtgtgagttacttACTTTCTCCTCACCTTACCTTGATGCCAAGTAATGGTTGTAAGTGAATCTGACTGTTATGCAAGCATTTgttccttacttggaaacaggtaaggatcggcatcaggaagggcatctggtcatagaaaatctgcttcagcagATTCCATACAACccgtacaagcatggaaaagtggccaTTAAAAGACAGTAATGGTGAGAAACAATGGTGTCAATTTGCAGATTTAGGAATCGCACTGATCTTAGAAGAACCTGGACAATCATATTCTTTACTATTTTTCGCTGTGATTAGAAtaggaaaatgaatataaaataaatccaATGAGAAACTGTGATATGTATTAACTATACTTTGGTaaggcatatggctcagtggttagagtgttgagcacacaatcatgagatagtgagttcaattcctggaccgggatgtgttttgtgttcttgagctgtataaatgagttgcaacgtcactggaaccaagctgtattggcctttgcctttcccttggataacattggtggcatggagtgaggagactggtatgcatgggcaactgctggtcatACAGAAAttatcttgcccagacttgtgcctcagaggggaactttcttggtgcaatctcatggtcagtcatgaccgaaggggtcttttaCCTTACTTTGGTAAATTGGCAAATGGCTAAATAGCTTgcaataatctctctatatatataaacggcaaaatgtctgtctgtgtgcgtgtcctttacacaaatccataatttttcagttagagggctcccactttctatggtcattcaaaaccgtccaagggtggtcgtgcacatctttacatttccccagtcaccctgcaaagccattaaaaaatcaatagaagtgacttttttgtgaattttttttccaaaacccaatcaaaatgcccaaaacttgatacaccaattgtaTGCCAGCTAACTGTATGCgactggtcggagatttggacagtacttgcatgtatgtgtgcacgcagcTGTATGTGGATataatttgatcattttcattgTCTAAATCATTTTCCAAGATAACATGTGTTagcttaaaaatttaaatatctgcATGATTGTAGAAGGAATTACTTTATAGCAGAATAATTTGTTCTGATGTGAATCATTCAACCATTCACCTATGAATTAAGTTTGACTCtggtttacttttttttaattttttaaattaacttaccTGTGAAAAATAAAGTACAAAGCCATGAAAGATTTGAGCCTTTAAGCTGATTTCACAAATACATTTTATCTTTCTAAATTCACAAATACTTCTACACCTGTAATCTAAGTTTATGTATCcttcattattaaatattatgcTAATCCCAATGTCTATGATTTAATCCTTTTTAAAATCAGTTACAGCCGATGAATCTCAAAATTATTGCAATAAGCCTTTCAAAGTCACATTTGTTGGGCTTTTGAAGAGAACAAAAATCTTTCTAATTCAAAGCAAAAGGAATACATTCTTAGATTTTAGAGCTTCAGAACTTTTCTTAAATTTCATAATTCCATTCCATTCTATTCTTGCCACCCACT is from Octopus sinensis linkage group LG7, ASM634580v1, whole genome shotgun sequence and encodes:
- the LOC115213956 gene encoding zinc finger protein 2 homolog; translated protein: MSRSLFQHKLIHTGKKVYHCGICGKTFSESSSTAHKRVHTGERPYRCDICGKKFSQNSNLSLHKYIHTGEKPYHCNICGKTFSLSGNLSSHIRIHTGEKPYHCETCGKAFSQNGSLSCHKRTHTGEKPYRCNICAKTFSHNHNLINHKRLHTGDKPYHCDICGKTFSQKTISITHKHIHTRKKPYNCDICNKTFSQKRYLFSHRRIHTDGRSHQCDGKIKI